A genomic window from Micromonospora sp. WMMA1947 includes:
- a CDS encoding histidine kinase, giving the protein MSVDPADHRLRRARRVTLLSLATNVWTTVLLPAVGLAREPDPVRVAFGAAGLLAFTVAQIGVLHAAVTPWLPVPARRRRHAALTVAALLSLPLLGPVAAGSWPTWAWLGASLVGMTPLLFRPVVAAVAAAGVLAVSAVVTGATGGPVPTALLVTGTVGAGIAALTWVQVWFWDLLVEARQGQAAQARLAAAEERLRFARDVHDLLGHDLTVIALKAELAERLAPRDAARAAREAAEARRLAGSALTRVRAAVHGYRAVDLAEQAAAVGEVLRSSGVRTTVLPPAGEVPEAVAADLAAVLREAGTNVLRHSRADWCRIEITREDGVVTVTVSNDGVGAGTGPDQLSGGLRGLADRLAPAGGRVRAEAADGVFSLVATVPVTP; this is encoded by the coding sequence ATGAGCGTCGATCCGGCGGACCACCGGCTGCGCCGGGCCCGGCGGGTCACGCTGCTGTCGCTGGCCACGAACGTGTGGACCACGGTGCTGCTGCCCGCCGTCGGCCTGGCCCGCGAACCCGACCCGGTACGCGTCGCGTTCGGCGCCGCCGGGCTGCTCGCGTTCACCGTCGCCCAGATCGGGGTGCTGCACGCCGCCGTCACGCCGTGGCTGCCCGTACCGGCCCGTCGCCGCCGGCACGCCGCGCTCACCGTGGCGGCGCTGCTCAGCCTGCCGCTGCTCGGCCCGGTCGCGGCCGGCTCCTGGCCGACCTGGGCGTGGCTGGGCGCGTCCCTGGTGGGCATGACGCCGCTGCTGTTCCGGCCCGTCGTCGCGGCGGTGGCGGCGGCCGGCGTCCTCGCGGTGTCCGCCGTCGTCACCGGGGCGACGGGTGGGCCGGTGCCCACGGCACTGCTGGTCACCGGCACGGTGGGCGCCGGCATCGCCGCGCTCACCTGGGTGCAGGTCTGGTTCTGGGACCTGCTCGTCGAGGCCCGGCAGGGCCAGGCCGCCCAGGCGCGGTTAGCCGCCGCCGAGGAACGGCTGCGCTTCGCCCGGGACGTCCACGATCTGCTCGGCCACGACCTGACGGTGATCGCGCTCAAGGCCGAGCTGGCGGAGCGGCTGGCGCCGCGCGACGCCGCGAGGGCCGCCCGGGAGGCGGCGGAGGCCCGGCGGCTGGCCGGGTCGGCGCTGACCCGGGTACGGGCGGCGGTGCACGGCTACCGCGCCGTCGACCTGGCCGAGCAGGCCGCCGCGGTGGGGGAGGTGCTGCGCTCCAGCGGCGTCCGCACGACGGTGCTCCCGCCCGCCGGTGAGGTGCCCGAGGCGGTCGCCGCCGACCTGGCCGCCGTGCTGCGCGAGGCCGGGACGAACGTGCTGCGGCACAGCCGGGCCGACTGGTGCCGGATCGAGATCACCCGGGAGGACGGCGTGGTGACAGTGACCGTCAGCAACGACGGCGTCGGTGCCGGCACCGGACCGGACCAGCTCAGCGGCGGCCTGCGCGGCCTCGCCGACCGGCTCGCCCCGGCCGGCGGACGGGTCCGGGCCGAGGCCGCCGACGGCGTGTTCAGCCTGGTGGCGACGGTACCGGTGACGCCGTGA
- a CDS encoding response regulator transcription factor — MIRVLLADDEELIRLALAALLDLEPDIEVVAHARDGRAALDAALAHRPDVAVLDLEMPPPGGVEVAAELTRALPGCAPVILTGHGRPAQLRPALTAGVRGFLAKGAPGGALADVIRRVHSGARYVDPALAADALTLPECPLTPRELETLRLAELGTPVAVIARRTHLAAGTVRNHLSACVQKLGAADRAEAVRRAREAGWL; from the coding sequence GTGATCCGGGTGCTGCTGGCCGACGACGAGGAGCTGATCCGGCTCGCGCTGGCCGCGCTGCTCGACCTGGAACCGGACATCGAGGTGGTCGCGCACGCCCGCGACGGACGCGCCGCCCTGGACGCGGCGCTGGCCCACCGCCCCGATGTCGCCGTGCTCGACCTGGAGATGCCGCCGCCCGGTGGCGTCGAGGTCGCCGCCGAGCTGACCCGGGCGCTGCCCGGCTGCGCGCCGGTGATCCTCACCGGACACGGCCGGCCCGCCCAGCTCCGGCCGGCGCTCACCGCCGGCGTACGCGGGTTCCTCGCCAAGGGCGCTCCGGGCGGTGCGCTGGCCGACGTGATCCGCCGGGTGCACTCCGGCGCGCGTTACGTCGATCCGGCGCTCGCGGCCGACGCGCTCACCCTGCCGGAGTGCCCGCTCACGCCGCGTGAGCTGGAGACGCTGCGGCTGGCCGAGCTGGGCACCCCGGTAGCGGTGATCGCCCGGCGTACCCACCTCGCCGCCGGCACGGTCCGCAACCACCTGAGCGCCTGCGTGCAGAAGCTCGGCGCCGCCGACCGGGCCGAGGCGGTACGGCGGGCGCGGGAGGCCGGCTGGCTCTGA
- a CDS encoding 2'-5' RNA ligase family protein: MRTVELLCSPELEAAVRAAWDRLAAAGLPSLARNTHPTNRPHLTLASVEEFPPGAEQRLADLCDAALPLPVRLGRVTVLDGSAPLVWLVRPTPQLVALHGAVWDVLAEAPGGHSWHQPGRWVPHLSLALRFGAADRRRARAVAGAHPPSGAFVAARSYDGDTRTVSELTTACPRSGR, encoded by the coding sequence GTGCGGACGGTCGAACTGCTCTGCTCTCCCGAACTGGAAGCGGCGGTTCGCGCTGCCTGGGACCGGCTCGCCGCCGCCGGGCTGCCCAGCCTGGCCCGCAACACGCACCCGACGAACCGGCCGCACCTCACGCTCGCCTCGGTGGAGGAGTTCCCGCCCGGCGCCGAGCAGCGCCTTGCCGACCTCTGCGACGCGGCGCTGCCGCTGCCGGTGCGGCTGGGCCGCGTGACGGTGCTCGACGGCAGCGCGCCGCTGGTGTGGCTGGTCCGGCCGACACCGCAGCTCGTCGCGCTGCACGGCGCGGTGTGGGACGTGCTCGCCGAGGCGCCCGGCGGGCACTCGTGGCACCAGCCCGGCCGGTGGGTGCCGCACCTCAGCCTCGCGCTGCGGTTCGGCGCGGCGGACCGGCGCCGCGCCCGGGCGGTCGCCGGGGCGCACCCGCCGTCCGGGGCGTTCGTGGCGGCGCGCAGCTACGACGGCGACACCCGCACGGTCAGCGAGCTGACCACCGCCTGCCCGCGTTCCGGCCGCTGA
- a CDS encoding peptidoglycan DD-metalloendopeptidase family protein, protein MTISEGVRPDPQIASLGDLRPEDLGGIAYLRGLSRRGFLTGAALAASGVSAAFALLPGSARAAGTYQRPCGNVRISSSWQDHRSRTPPSAEPGTDYAVGTGTPVVAAANGTIRLVKTDTSTATGRVVGMAHDDGNYTRHLHLSRIIVTVGQRVSRGQTIAYSGASANGSDAGVGPHVHTSLWLNTGSPTDFRATADFENHVGDVANPNPPDQEADDVFIANVKGNWYLVVPQGTGRPRAVVLGGDSNAAASGIPVLNFSWDPSINALRAAVDGIG, encoded by the coding sequence ATGACCATCAGCGAGGGGGTTCGCCCGGACCCGCAGATCGCCAGCCTCGGCGATCTGCGGCCCGAGGATCTCGGTGGCATCGCCTACCTGCGGGGACTGTCGAGGCGAGGCTTCCTCACCGGGGCCGCGTTGGCGGCGTCCGGGGTGTCTGCCGCCTTCGCGCTGCTGCCCGGCTCCGCCCGGGCCGCCGGCACCTATCAGCGGCCGTGCGGAAACGTGCGCATCTCGAGTTCGTGGCAGGACCACCGGAGCCGGACGCCGCCCTCGGCCGAGCCGGGCACCGACTACGCGGTCGGCACCGGAACCCCGGTCGTGGCCGCCGCGAACGGCACGATCCGTCTCGTGAAGACCGACACCTCCACCGCGACCGGGCGCGTCGTGGGGATGGCCCACGACGACGGCAACTACACCCGGCACCTGCACCTGTCGAGGATCATCGTCACCGTCGGTCAGCGTGTGTCGCGCGGCCAGACGATCGCGTACTCCGGCGCCTCGGCGAACGGCAGCGACGCCGGTGTCGGGCCGCACGTGCACACGAGCCTCTGGCTGAACACCGGCAGCCCGACGGACTTCCGCGCGACGGCGGATTTCGAGAACCATGTCGGGGACGTCGCCAACCCGAACCCGCCCGACCAGGAGGCAGACGACGTGTTCATCGCGAACGTGAAGGGCAACTGGTATCTCGTGGTGCCGCAGGGGACCGGTAGGCCGCGGGCGGTGGTCCTCGGCGGCGACAGCAATGCCGCCGCGTCCGGCATCCCCGTCCTGAACTTCAGCTGGGACCCGTCGATCAATGCGCTGAGGGCCGCTGTCGACGGCATCGGCTGA
- a CDS encoding family 43 glycosylhydrolase, which yields MGHLRRGGALAAVLTLLLAGAAPASAAGPDRYRNPVSAGFADTFADPVVVRGDDGLWYAFGTSDPLREGEGQVHRVPIARSADLVDWTYVADAFAPDQRPAYAAPGSAFWAPDVRRVDGRWVMYMTVTDTTVSDDTFDTAVGVATAPSPAGPWTFADTPVVAPRPGAGGGYLWTIDPSQLTGADGRHWLYYGSYYGGISVTELSPDGLRAVGTPTPVAIDNKFEGAYVLRRDGWYYLFASTANCCAGPATGYSVQVGRSRDPRGPFTDRDGQRLDVSRAGGTPVLTQNGNRWIGTGHNAVLTDLSGQDWIAYHAIDRADPYLDEPFGVNERPMLLDRLDWIDGWPTANAGAGPSDSIRPAPVTTGPVDARFATADLRGWRTERGRWQATGGVLTGSGTLTSRTRIGGDLRAEADLRLTGATTAGLRLHGVDVRVGRGRLTAGAASTALPAGLDLRDRHNLAIEVRGRQLVATLSPSRLGDPVARVTVRLPRPAPGELSVRADGGPAEFDNVSVARLYHPARHTVGDPRVGPVLRGYSDEFTGGLGPAWQWVRQDPAATVSGGALRWPVQDADLSGTGNTAGVLLRDAPAGNYVAETKVTLDLGEDSVRNYQQAGLVAYVDDDRFARLTQVAIWNTRQVEYGYELPFAGQPVYGGSIVGTPGTTTWLRLAHRVDPVNGEHEFRAGSSRDGKHWTWGAVWTFPAGTTPRIGLVAHGGATPAVTAEFDYLRFHR from the coding sequence ATGGGACACCTCCGCCGCGGTGGCGCGCTCGCCGCCGTACTCACGCTTCTGCTCGCCGGCGCGGCCCCCGCGTCCGCCGCCGGGCCCGACCGCTACCGCAACCCGGTCTCCGCCGGGTTCGCCGACACCTTCGCCGACCCGGTCGTGGTGCGCGGCGACGACGGACTCTGGTACGCCTTCGGCACCTCCGACCCGCTACGCGAGGGCGAAGGCCAGGTCCACCGGGTGCCGATCGCCCGCTCCGCCGACCTGGTCGACTGGACCTACGTCGCCGACGCGTTCGCCCCGGACCAGCGGCCCGCCTACGCCGCGCCCGGCTCGGCGTTCTGGGCGCCGGACGTGCGGCGTGTCGACGGGCGCTGGGTCATGTACATGACGGTCACCGACACCACCGTCTCCGACGACACGTTCGACACCGCCGTCGGCGTGGCCACCGCGCCGAGCCCGGCCGGCCCGTGGACGTTCGCCGACACACCGGTGGTCGCGCCGCGTCCGGGGGCGGGCGGCGGTTACCTGTGGACGATCGACCCGAGCCAGCTCACCGGCGCGGACGGTCGCCACTGGCTCTACTACGGCAGCTACTACGGCGGCATCTCGGTCACCGAACTGTCCCCGGACGGGCTGCGCGCGGTCGGCACGCCGACGCCGGTCGCGATCGACAACAAGTTCGAGGGCGCGTACGTGCTGCGCCGCGACGGCTGGTACTACCTGTTCGCGTCCACCGCGAACTGCTGCGCCGGCCCGGCCACCGGCTATTCCGTCCAGGTCGGCCGGTCCCGAGACCCGCGCGGCCCGTTCACCGACCGCGACGGGCAGCGCCTCGACGTGTCCCGGGCCGGCGGCACACCGGTGCTCACCCAGAACGGCAACCGCTGGATCGGCACCGGGCACAACGCGGTCCTCACCGACCTGTCCGGGCAGGACTGGATCGCCTACCACGCGATCGACCGCGCCGACCCGTACCTGGACGAGCCGTTCGGCGTCAACGAGCGGCCGATGCTCCTGGACCGCCTCGACTGGATCGACGGGTGGCCCACAGCGAACGCGGGCGCCGGTCCCTCCGACAGCATCCGGCCCGCGCCGGTCACCACCGGCCCGGTCGACGCCCGCTTTGCCACCGCCGACCTGCGCGGCTGGCGGACCGAGCGCGGCCGGTGGCAGGCTACCGGCGGGGTGCTGACCGGCAGCGGCACGCTCACCTCGCGTACCCGCATCGGCGGTGACCTGCGCGCGGAGGCCGACCTGCGGCTGACCGGCGCGACCACCGCCGGGCTGCGGCTGCACGGCGTGGACGTCCGCGTCGGGCGCGGCCGGCTCACGGCGGGCGCCGCGTCCACCGCGCTGCCCGCCGGCCTCGACCTGCGCGACCGGCACAATCTCGCGATCGAGGTACGCGGGCGGCAACTCGTCGCCACGCTCAGCCCGTCCCGCCTCGGCGACCCGGTGGCCCGGGTGACGGTCCGGCTTCCCCGCCCGGCACCCGGTGAGCTGTCCGTGCGCGCGGACGGCGGCCCGGCCGAGTTCGACAACGTCAGCGTCGCCCGGCTGTACCATCCCGCCCGGCACACCGTCGGCGACCCGCGCGTCGGCCCGGTGCTGCGCGGCTACTCCGACGAGTTCACCGGCGGGCTCGGCCCGGCCTGGCAGTGGGTACGCCAGGACCCGGCTGCCACCGTGAGCGGCGGGGCGCTGCGCTGGCCGGTGCAGGACGCCGACCTGTCCGGCACCGGCAACACCGCCGGGGTGCTGCTGCGCGACGCGCCGGCCGGAAACTACGTCGCCGAGACGAAGGTGACGCTCGACCTGGGCGAGGACAGCGTGCGCAACTACCAGCAGGCGGGCCTGGTCGCGTACGTCGACGACGACCGCTTCGCCCGGCTGACCCAGGTGGCGATCTGGAACACCCGTCAGGTCGAGTACGGCTACGAGCTCCCATTCGCCGGGCAACCCGTGTACGGCGGCAGCATCGTCGGCACCCCGGGCACCACCACCTGGCTGCGACTGGCCCACCGGGTCGACCCGGTGAACGGCGAGCACGAGTTCCGGGCCGGGTCCAGCCGCGACGGGAAGCACTGGACGTGGGGCGCGGTGTGGACGTTCCCGGCGGGCACGACGCCCCGGATCGGGCTGGTGGCGCACGGCGGCGCGACGCCCGCGGTGACCGCCGAATTCGACTACCTGCGCTTCCACCGCTGA
- a CDS encoding winged helix-turn-helix domain-containing protein yields the protein MTTGADGRGLAGFAALLADPTRAGFCLALLDGRAWTAGELARAAGVAASTASDHLTRLVAGGLLVEERQGRHRYVRLADPGVAQLVEDLAARAPAPDTPPRTLRAASAGAALAYARTCYDHLAGRLGVLLHDALLDRGVLDRTGGLALTGDGMSWLDRLGVPVEPLRATRRPLVRDCLDWTERRPHLAGAVGAALCGRFLDLGWTVRGTGRAVRLTPAGRDALADALALDPALLAPPAGRDSGPARA from the coding sequence ATGACCACTGGCGCCGACGGGCGCGGACTCGCCGGGTTCGCCGCGCTGCTCGCCGACCCCACCCGGGCCGGTTTCTGCCTCGCCCTGCTCGACGGCCGCGCCTGGACCGCCGGGGAACTGGCCCGCGCCGCCGGGGTGGCCGCGTCCACCGCCAGCGACCACCTCACCCGGCTGGTCGCCGGCGGCCTGCTCGTCGAGGAGCGGCAGGGCCGCCACCGGTACGTCCGCCTCGCCGACCCGGGCGTCGCCCAGCTCGTCGAGGACCTGGCCGCGCGGGCGCCCGCCCCGGACACCCCGCCCCGCACGTTGCGCGCCGCGTCGGCCGGGGCCGCCCTCGCGTACGCCCGCACCTGCTACGACCACCTGGCCGGGCGGCTCGGCGTGCTGCTGCACGACGCCCTGCTCGACCGTGGCGTGCTCGACCGCACCGGCGGCCTGGCGCTGACCGGGGACGGCATGAGCTGGCTGGACCGCCTCGGCGTACCCGTCGAACCGCTGCGCGCCACCCGGCGACCGCTCGTCCGCGACTGCCTGGACTGGACCGAACGGCGTCCACACCTGGCCGGCGCGGTCGGGGCGGCGCTGTGCGGGCGCTTCCTCGACCTCGGCTGGACCGTGCGCGGGACCGGCCGGGCGGTACGCCTCACCCCGGCCGGGCGGGACGCGCTGGCCGACGCGCTCGCGCTCGACCCGGCGCTGCTGGCCCCGCCCGCCGGCCGAGACAGCGGCCCGGCCCGCGCCTGA
- a CDS encoding cytochrome P450 yields MRLPTITAAPGTPPCGPPTLGDDGWVVTRHADVLAALTDSRCVVPSVPDGPVGTLAWLRASVSRFSPPDRHAARRAVGVAALDALDPEELRRHAVRLTERILDLPGEEDVTPARRVPLLVLAERLGLANPAAATEVVAVAAAYHPGADAAAERRADRAVAALLVMSPPAAAEVTANRLGLLVQAADATAGLIDAAVRHGRAAPDGLATATLLAEVLRLDPPVRATRRVAADALSLGGQSVRAGDRLLLRFDAANRDPAVFDEPDRFRAQPAGGVLTFGAGHRGCPGERHALALATGVVDVLRHASGRLTEGSRR; encoded by the coding sequence ATGCGACTACCGACGATCACCGCTGCTCCGGGCACACCGCCCTGCGGGCCGCCGACCCTCGGCGACGACGGCTGGGTGGTCACCCGGCACGCCGACGTCCTCGCCGCCCTGACCGACAGCCGCTGCGTGGTGCCGTCCGTCCCGGACGGGCCGGTGGGCACGCTCGCCTGGCTGCGGGCCTCGGTGAGCCGGTTCAGCCCGCCGGACCGGCATGCCGCGCGGCGAGCCGTCGGCGTGGCAGCACTCGACGCACTCGACCCGGAGGAACTGCGCCGTCACGCCGTACGACTGACCGAGCGGATCCTCGACCTGCCGGGCGAGGAGGACGTGACGCCGGCTCGGCGCGTACCCCTGCTCGTGCTGGCCGAGCGGCTCGGCCTGGCCAACCCGGCGGCCGCCACGGAGGTGGTGGCGGTGGCCGCCGCCTACCACCCGGGCGCCGACGCGGCGGCCGAGCGGCGGGCGGACCGGGCGGTCGCCGCGCTGCTGGTGATGTCGCCACCGGCCGCGGCCGAGGTGACCGCGAACCGGCTCGGTCTGCTCGTGCAGGCCGCCGACGCCACCGCCGGGCTGATCGACGCCGCCGTCCGGCACGGACGCGCCGCGCCGGACGGGCTCGCCACCGCCACGCTGCTCGCCGAGGTGCTGCGGCTGGACCCACCGGTACGGGCCACCCGCCGGGTCGCCGCCGACGCGCTGAGCCTGGGCGGCCAGAGCGTGCGGGCGGGGGACCGGCTGCTGCTGCGGTTCGACGCGGCAAACCGTGATCCGGCCGTCTTCGACGAGCCCGACCGGTTCCGGGCCCAGCCGGCCGGCGGGGTGCTGACCTTCGGCGCCGGCCATCGGGGTTGTCCGGGGGAGCGGCACGCGCTCGCCCTGGCGACAGGCGTCGTCGACGTCCTGCGCCACGCCTCCGGCCGGCTGACCGAGGGGAGCCGGCGATGA
- a CDS encoding isocitrate lyase/phosphoenolpyruvate mutase family protein — protein sequence MTDRYRAFRELHRPGDPLLLPNAWDHASAAALAERGFPAIGTTSLGVAAAAGRPDAVRATRAETLELAYRLRGLPVLLTVDIEDGFHDDPAEVARFVGELAALGVVGVNLEDGRPDGRLAPAEHVAATIAAVRATVPRMVVNARTDAWWLGVPAPLAEARRRAAAFRAAGADCLFVPGAPDDLVGVLAAEAGLPLNVLYRPGGPDPAALGRLGVARVSTGSLLFRAALGAALHLADAIGAGRDAGLPAPPGYDEVQALALRHAT from the coding sequence ATGACCGACAGGTACCGCGCGTTCCGGGAGCTGCACCGGCCCGGCGACCCGCTGCTGCTGCCGAACGCCTGGGACCACGCCTCCGCCGCGGCGCTCGCCGAGCGGGGATTTCCGGCGATCGGCACGACCAGCCTGGGCGTGGCGGCGGCCGCGGGCCGGCCGGACGCGGTCCGCGCGACCCGCGCCGAGACGCTGGAGCTGGCGTACCGGCTCCGAGGGCTGCCGGTGCTGCTCACCGTCGACATCGAAGACGGCTTCCACGACGACCCGGCGGAGGTGGCGCGCTTCGTCGGCGAGCTGGCCGCGCTCGGCGTGGTCGGCGTCAACCTGGAGGACGGCCGCCCGGACGGGCGCCTGGCCCCGGCCGAGCACGTCGCCGCCACGATCGCGGCCGTCCGCGCCACCGTGCCGCGGATGGTCGTCAACGCCCGCACCGACGCCTGGTGGCTGGGCGTGCCGGCGCCGCTGGCCGAGGCGCGGCGGCGGGCGGCGGCGTTCCGGGCCGCCGGTGCCGACTGCCTGTTCGTGCCGGGCGCGCCCGACGACCTGGTCGGCGTGCTCGCCGCCGAGGCGGGGTTGCCGCTGAACGTGCTGTACCGGCCGGGCGGCCCCGACCCGGCCGCCCTCGGCCGGCTCGGGGTGGCCCGGGTCAGCACCGGCTCGCTGCTGTTCCGGGCCGCGCTCGGTGCGGCCCTGCACCTGGCCGACGCGATCGGCGCCGGGCGCGACGCGGGCCTGCCGGCACCACCCGGGTACGACGAGGTGCAGGCGCTGGCCCTGCGGCACGCCACCTGA
- a CDS encoding asparagine synthase-related protein translates to MCGIALSIGPEADPATFRRMLAALAPRGEVTETRQEHGLLAGVRRLKIVDRERSVQPWMSPDERHLLCFNGEIFNHHELRAELTRLGHRFRTTGDTEVVLTAFLQWGGNGVRRLRGEYAFVVVERDSGRAYLARDPLGVKPLYWSRQPGCLHLASEVKALVGHGAPIGEVAPGHHGWVEPGAPVRLGPHVDLLTLGDGLPVIDDPDEAALLVRVALTDAMRARLDTDLTVGVVLSGGLDSSLALLHARELHPDCVAVTIGVPESPDVAYARRLAADLGVPHEVIELRPRDIRLADVREAIRVSELTEYGDIINAVVSVPIFRRLRELGVRVVLTGDGSDELFGGYPMYHRVGPERSRRLFLHKIRNLCRTELQRVDRASMAHGVEARVPFLDLSVVELAMRLPLDLKLRDGQEKWIVRRAFADLLPGYVRQRPKNSMSYSSGLHERARLYKPLFARLHRSFGYDLLEPVRRDFDSVLTRCGNDLDRAIAEGIARPDYTVLEHARDLVGAARWNAAPMVRRLVNPRRTRGDEAPLPG, encoded by the coding sequence TTGTGCGGCATCGCGCTGAGCATCGGCCCCGAGGCGGACCCGGCGACGTTCCGGCGGATGCTCGCCGCGCTCGCGCCACGTGGTGAGGTCACCGAGACCCGGCAGGAACACGGCCTGCTCGCAGGCGTACGGCGGCTGAAGATCGTGGACCGGGAACGATCCGTGCAGCCGTGGATGTCGCCGGACGAGCGGCACCTGCTCTGCTTCAACGGCGAGATCTTCAACCACCACGAGCTGCGCGCCGAGCTGACCCGGCTCGGGCACCGGTTCCGCACCACGGGCGACACCGAGGTGGTGCTCACCGCGTTCCTCCAGTGGGGTGGGAACGGGGTCCGCCGGCTGCGCGGTGAGTACGCGTTCGTGGTCGTCGAGCGGGACTCCGGCCGGGCCTACCTGGCCCGCGACCCGCTCGGCGTCAAGCCGCTCTACTGGTCCCGCCAGCCCGGCTGCCTGCACCTCGCCTCCGAGGTCAAGGCGCTCGTCGGGCACGGCGCGCCGATCGGCGAGGTGGCGCCCGGGCACCACGGCTGGGTCGAGCCCGGCGCCCCGGTCCGGCTGGGCCCGCACGTCGACCTGCTGACCCTCGGCGACGGCCTGCCGGTGATCGACGACCCGGACGAGGCGGCGCTGCTGGTCCGCGTCGCGCTCACCGACGCGATGCGCGCCCGGCTGGACACCGACCTCACCGTCGGCGTGGTGCTCTCCGGCGGCCTGGACAGCTCGCTGGCCCTGCTGCACGCCCGGGAACTGCACCCGGACTGCGTGGCGGTCACCATCGGGGTGCCGGAGAGCCCGGACGTCGCGTACGCCCGGCGCCTCGCCGCCGACCTCGGCGTACCGCACGAGGTGATCGAGCTGCGCCCGCGCGACATCCGGCTGGCCGACGTCCGCGAGGCGATCCGGGTCTCCGAGCTGACCGAGTACGGCGACATCATCAACGCCGTCGTCTCGGTGCCGATCTTCCGGCGGCTGCGCGAGCTGGGCGTGCGGGTGGTGCTCACCGGCGACGGCTCCGACGAGCTGTTCGGCGGGTACCCGATGTACCACCGTGTCGGGCCGGAGCGGTCCCGCCGGCTGTTCCTGCACAAGATCCGCAACCTGTGCCGGACCGAGCTGCAGCGGGTGGACCGGGCCAGCATGGCGCACGGCGTGGAGGCCCGGGTGCCGTTCCTCGACCTCAGCGTCGTCGAGCTGGCCATGCGGCTGCCGCTGGACCTCAAGCTGCGCGACGGGCAGGAGAAGTGGATCGTCCGGCGGGCCTTCGCGGACCTGCTGCCCGGCTACGTCCGGCAACGGCCGAAGAACTCGATGTCGTACTCGTCGGGGCTGCACGAGCGGGCCCGCCTCTACAAGCCGCTGTTCGCCCGGCTGCACCGGTCCTTCGGCTACGACCTGCTGGAACCGGTCCGCCGGGACTTCGACAGCGTGCTCACCCGGTGCGGCAACGACCTCGACCGGGCCATCGCCGAGGGCATCGCCCGGCCCGACTACACGGTGCTGGAACACGCCCGGGACCTGGTCGGCGCGGCCCGGTGGAACGCCGCCCCGATGGTCCGCCGGCTGGTCAACCCGCGCCGCACCCGCGGCGACGAGGCGCCCCTGCCCGGGTGA
- a CDS encoding transglutaminase domain-containing protein gives MDVDDYRTHSPYSDPRHHAALLGAVPADLPTVAATARNVIVHYRAGGVELPDVRRAEVNLRWLDRILDTDQSRFPLPLTAERPAAERVAGCCRDHTLFTVAALRGHGIPARSRVGFVSYFAPDWHHDHVLAEWWNGERWVWSDPELDPAADRPFDGYDIDPEAGHFESAARVWLAYRAGRIDPDTYGVDPSLPIRGDWLIHDYVLLELAHRHKDEVLLWDGFGAMTEDLTGADLTLVDEVAALLVAADRGDAAAGRELTRRYASDARLRPGPTVHCMDPVSGVAADVDLRR, from the coding sequence ATGGACGTCGACGACTACCGGACCCACTCCCCGTACAGCGATCCCCGCCACCACGCGGCGCTGCTCGGCGCCGTTCCGGCCGACCTGCCCACCGTCGCGGCGACCGCCCGCAACGTGATCGTCCACTACCGCGCCGGTGGTGTGGAGCTGCCGGACGTCCGCCGGGCCGAGGTGAACCTGCGCTGGCTGGACCGCATCCTCGACACCGACCAGTCCCGGTTCCCGCTGCCGCTGACCGCCGAGCGCCCGGCCGCCGAGCGGGTCGCCGGCTGCTGCCGGGACCACACACTGTTCACCGTCGCGGCGCTGCGCGGGCACGGGATCCCGGCGCGCAGCCGGGTCGGGTTCGTGAGCTACTTCGCCCCGGACTGGCACCACGACCACGTGCTGGCGGAGTGGTGGAACGGAGAGCGCTGGGTCTGGTCCGACCCGGAGCTCGACCCGGCCGCCGACCGGCCGTTCGACGGCTACGACATCGACCCGGAGGCGGGGCACTTCGAGTCGGCGGCCCGGGTGTGGCTGGCGTACCGGGCGGGCCGGATCGACCCGGACACCTACGGCGTCGACCCGTCGCTGCCGATCCGGGGCGACTGGCTCATCCACGACTACGTGCTGCTCGAGCTGGCCCACCGGCACAAGGACGAGGTGCTGCTCTGGGACGGGTTCGGGGCGATGACCGAGGACCTGACCGGCGCCGACCTCACCCTCGTCGACGAGGTCGCCGCGCTGCTGGTGGCCGCCGACCGCGGCGACGCCGCCGCCGGGCGGGAGCTGACCCGGCGGTACGCCTCGGACGCCCGGTTGCGTCCGGGCCCGACCGTGCACTGCATGGACCCGGTCTCCGGGGTGGCCGCCGACGTGGACCTGCGACGCTGA